attcagtcCAGCAGCACACTCTTGTGGAGACTTCCAAATCCACACTGCAAGCCCCTTGCTCCTCTTGTCTAACTAAAGGAGACAGCAAAAGCCTTTAGGTAAACCAGCGAGTCAGCTTCCCAAGCTGGGAGGTGAACAGATTTCAggggagctatgctaatttaccagagctgaggatgtggcctctGCTGGTTTCCACCCCCTGGAGCATAGCAGTGCAGGAAGACTTCCAAGCAGCTCTTTTGGAAGATCTAATGGTCTCTGGGTACATAGCCCGCCTCAGGGGACAGCCCAAACTTTTGTTAACAGAGGGGACGGCATAGATTCCTGAAACCCCATCGATTCCAGATCAGAACACAGGGCAGACAAATACATTGTAGAAACCAAAGTGGTTTAAAGTCAGTTTCCTTCTTCACTTACCTACCAAGCCCCAGCACTAAGGCCCACCAGAGGGTGGTGAAAGCAGCTGTGTGCCTTGCTGCAGGAATTGAGACGGTCATTGACTGTGGTACAGCAGCCTGAGGGCCTGAACGCCAGCCTCAGGCAGATAAAGGCCTTTCAGATCCTGGCAGAGTGGATGGGGTGTCCCTGTATTTGGCCAGGGAGCTGTGATCTCACACAGTTATGGGGGAAGCACTCACCCGTAAGTGCAGCCCACTGATCCCTCACACACTCAGTCAGTAGCACGGCTGGGTGCTTTGCAGCTCTGGATCATCAGTCGAAGCCTGGGCCACTGGTCTGGAGAGGGAAAGACTGAGCAGCACAGGGATCTCCAACAGGAGGGAGAATTTCTCTCCAGCAAGATCAGAGAGTGAGTCCATCATCCAGTGACGGCCAGGCAGCAcacctgtccctccccccccccccatggggcaTGACCCTTCAGAGCAGTGAGGGGCAAGATGGTGGAAGAGATGGTAGCAGAGGGGCCACAATGCCCACCTGGGGAAATGTGTGGTTAGATACCCTGGTGATAGGTGTTCTAGGAACACCTTAGAGAGACAACCCCCGTGCTGCAGAGTGGTATGGTGCCCACTGATGTGAGGATGGTGCCCATGGCTCCCCAGGAGGGGACATAACGGCAGAGACTGTCCCAGTGCTCCTGCCGCCCTGTGGGATTTAACTCTATTGCACCATAGCTGAAAATCCCCCCGGTGTCCCTGTGGGATAGAACAGCAGAACCATGTAGGTTTCCTGGCCCACCCGTGGTAGGTGAGGAACTGGCAGCCCCAGCCAAGTGCATGGCTTAAATTCCCTTCAGAAGGGAATTGGAGGGAGACAATCCTCGGATGACCCCGTAGAATGAAGGGCAGGACCTCAGGAAGCAGAGAATGGAAACCCAAAGGTGGAAGAGGGAAAGGTTGGCCATTCAGGTGGACTGTGGCGGAAGACAAGGGACGGGGCAGACACACAGAGTGATTTGCCCTGAGGCCCCAGATTCCAGGCAGCTGAGCTACTGCCCAGCCTCTCTGAGAAGATAAAGGATTGTTCTTAGCCTGCCTTCCTccagagggaagcagctgcccaaACTTCTCCCTGCACCAGTCATGGGATCGTGGTGCTTTGAGATGGGAAAGGCCTATtaagccagagccttcaccccacaCTGGCCATATCAACAATAGACTGGACTCAGCTGTAATGAATATAAAGGATTCTTTATTGAGGCTTCTGGACCCAGGCAGACCCTGGGGTTcctctctagcacccagacagcTGCCTAGTGTCATCATACCAGGTCTCCCTGAATCCTGGCCTGGATTCAGCAATCATGGAAGGGACTGCTGACAACGGATGGAAATTGGCTCTAATTCTACCTCTGATACCACTGGAGTTTCACCATAAGGAAACAGCCCTGAATCCAATGGAACCAGACAACAGGAGGAGGCTGAGAGTGGGTTGTGGAGACACTTTGATGCTAGAGACGcatcaaaaaatccatttatctatcttacaaatgataaataatttgctttaaaaatcttttcaagtttctttctctctcttttttttttttgttggttttactTCTTgtggcaatattttttttaaaccccccCCATTCCCATTAAGAGATTGATATAAAAATAGTTCTATgagcaaattaaaaagaaaaaaacccctcaaaatagctttttttttggtctgaaaCGCCTGGATTTTAGGCAAAAAGGCACATGGTGGAGGTTGCGGAGCAGGAGGGGTTAGGGTTAAAAATTGCAGCTGCTCTAGAGTGCGTGCGAACCCTATCAATATTTCCCCCTCATGCTCCAGCCCTAGGGAGGGCAGAATACAGTAAGAATAACTCAGGGAGCGCCTTTCAGCTGAAGATCTTCAAATACGTTACATAGGAGCCAGTCTCATCATCCTCCCCACTCTTACAGCGAGGGGAACAAAGGCAGTGCCGTGGCGTGACTCACCCCAAGCTCACACAGTGGTTTCGGCagcagaggtgggaacagaatCCAAGAGTCTCTCCATCCCCAGAGATCAGCACcacgccctcctccccccccccccccccgcaaagtcTGGGGGCAAACCCAGCCTGGGATCTTCTCTCCCCATCACAATCACAGTCTTGCAGGGGTGGGCAGAAATGTGTGGACGTGTCTTTCTTAATAGGAAGCGAGTGGGACGCAGGACCCTAGTCCCCGGCAGGGATGGGTCATGAGAACAAACCAAACCAGAGACTACTTAGAGCCCTTCAATTTTCAGGGGCTGAGGTGGGGTTTACAGCAACTCCTGCTACGTATGATTCCCTCCCCCAGGCAACATCCAATGTGACACTCGGACTGACCACAGCAGGGCTCCGGATTTGTGGGCCTCGGACCACCCCTTGCTGGGGTGTGACCCCACAAACCATCTGGCCCCCTTTGGTGGCCAATACTGCTCTGGTGTCGCTGGAAGGtcgaagaggcagggaaggggtcgGAGCTCCACCCCCTCCGGTGGCTGGTGTGTTTTTAAGACAAAGCACCAGGGTCACATTTTGGTGGCTGAGAGGCTACAGTTAAAATGGCTCCCCGCTTGAAGAGGCTCCGTCCTGGCACCGACACCCCAGCTAGACCGtctcctccccagagctgggcaaaCTTGCTAGATCAAAACGAACCTCTTCCCACCCACGAaagctcctcccccctgcccccttctgggCCCATATTGCCATAGGTGAGTGATGCTCATAGGAGCTGGGCAGGGCACTCTTAATACATGGCACGGTGAGCCAGTTTTCACAGTGTGAGGCAGCATTAGGGGGCCCAGAGGAGTGGGAAGGAAAGAGGCATACACAAATCCTTCATGGCACAAGGCACCTCCATGGCCCAACTCCCCCTCCAGGCAGCCAGCTCCACCCAGAGCGTCACAGCGGGAGGCAGAAGAGATGCCACGTGGAAAGGCCTGGCCGGGGCCCGCTAGGTCTCCTCATCCCATAGGCACAGCTGCTTCTGCGGCACGTAATAGTCAAAGCTGTAGCCCTTCTGGCAGCTGCGGATGCCGCACTTGTAGGAGGAGACCTTGCCACTGGCATCGCGGCTCTTGCAGTATTTGAGCATGCACGGGTACCACTCGAGGCTCAGCGAGTAGCTGCAGATGCAGGGCTTCCAGCGGTCCAAGCACTGCTTGCAGCGCTGCAGGTCGGGCAGGTCAGCCGACTGGGGCAAGACCTCGAACATGGAGCCATCCACCcctgggggaggaaagggagagaCACACACCTGGCTTAGGATGCTGCCTCCTGCTATGGTGCATCGGAGGAGAACCATTATGAGACTGGCCCATGCAGAAGCAGGCAGGCTAGGTGGCTCGGGGGGCTGGGAATAGGCTATAGGCCTTCTCCCCTGTAAGGCACCAGTTCAGATCTGGCCCAGGTTATAGGTAGTGACTGAAAGAGACAGGCTGTTCAGTAAGCCCCTCTATGACACGAGGTTTGTGGGGGCTCAGCCCAGTTCCCATTGGACAGGTGTCCAAATCACAGAAGTTACCCCTTTAATTAGCACTAATTGCCTTCCCTGCACTTGGCTTATGGCCTCGGCATAAATCACTGAATGTTCTTCTCGTGCCCAGGGGACAGGATCTGATAACTGTGCCCAGGCAGGTCTAGGATGTGGAACTAGGTAGGGCCGTGGGAGGAGCAGGGTCTCACACTAGGGAGATGTGGCCCCAGAAAATAACATGCTCAGCTTGGATTCATTAGAAGAGCAGCATGTGAAAAACAGATGTGTAGCAAATTAACCACTAGTCCTCCCCCAGGCAGTGTGCAAGGGATCTGTGTGCACCCAGTTATCCACTGGCATGAAAAGGATCTGTGTGCACCAAGACTCCAGCTGCACATGAAAGGGATTGACATGAACCAGATTATCCACCAACAATGCAAAGAGGGAGATCATAGTGGCTTGCAGACCAGGTTGCCGTTTGAGCATTAGCGGGCCCAGTGCTGAAGGAGATTCTTACCTTTCTCCAGCCAGAATTTAACGTCTTCTTCTCGGGTGTAAATAGCCTCTTTGGCCTCTGTGCAGACATTGTGAATGTGGGGGCTCAGCTGGGCCCCTTTGCTGAAGTTGACCGCTATGTCCATTTTGAGATATTCCAGCCCACGCACCTCCTCCGCCTGCCGCACCGTCTTGGGGTTTTTCTGGCGAGGAGAAAGTTACTTCGAATCTAATTCCTGCTGCATTATGGGTAACAAGTATTGTCAGcgtcttcttcccctccccccgaaatTAGCTCTTTTGGGACATCAGTATTTTATGCAAACCTAAGAAAAGGCATGCAGCTGGCCTGTCTTGTGCTGGGATTCCCAGCTGACCTCCAAGCTAcgccagggctgggcctgcccggCACTTGAATGAGACTCCAGAGAAATTCCAGGGGCTGCTGGAAGTGTTGGCAATTCAGTAGGTGGCGCTCTTCTCCATGAGATGGCATTGAATAGACACCTCAGTAAGGAGCATGGGGGGTGCTGCCTATTTAGAGGGGGGGCAAACTGGAGGTCTTGGCCACTCCTGGCCCCTGTTGCTATCCTCTTCCCCGCTGATGGAATAGGGGCTGTGCTAGCCTAGGGTTAAGGACAGCCATTGCTGGTTGCAGCACGCACTGGGAAATGGTGACCGTTGGCTGGGCCAGTGATCTGAGGTTACTAAATTGGGACCGGTACCTGAAAAGGTTAGGGGCCCTGACTGGCTTTTATCCCTACAGGAAAGCACATCACTCCAAGAGACCAGGGATCACATGTGGGGCTGCCCCTCACCTGCCGCAGCTTTGCCATGGACTCGCTGGGGATGATCTCGTTGTGGTGAAGCCGCGTGACAAAGCAGAGTGCCTGGAATTGGCTTTggcccctctccagctcccccagGATCAGAGCACGGAAAATCTTCACCTcctgacaaaaaaacaaaaacaaaccacaaaggTTTACCAGAGTCCTCTGGCCCATATCCTCAGGGACTGGCGGGGGGAGTTCAAACCTCCTTCAGGGGAGAAGGTGCCCAATGATGCCTCACTGGGTCGGGGGAGATGTACATGCCCAACCATCCCgttccttttcctccttccatTGCACATCTGTGAGAACATCCCTGGTGCTACGCgaaggaggagcagagagaaatggGCTTCCCTCCCTGAACCACTCAACCACCCGCAGCCCATTCAGTGGGACGCTGTCCCCCTTTAGTGGTGGCGGGGCCACAGATAGGTTGACGAGTATGTGGCAACCCCAGCTAACAGAGCTGGCTCTTTttgcaatagaggctcatgccTTTAGCTCCAGAGATCACAGGTTCAATCCCCACTCCCGACAACCCACCCAGTAACACGGGGAATTGAACTGGGTTAAAAACTTTCAGCCAAGGCGGTAGCAGGTCTATCAACCACTATCTATGGACCAGCCACCACTAGAGGCAGACAGAGCCCCCAGTTAGGTGTGTTACACATACACCTGTCTCATACTATGCCTTTTCCATACCAAGAAGTGACACTGACTCTCTAGGGATTGCCAGTTTCTCCTATGAATCAATGATCCTCAGCTTCCCCCACCAATAGAGGGTGCCCTTCCAGCGAGTGCCCCATTCTTTCCTGTTTTGGTTGGGCCCAGAATGCTTGTGTTTTGGCCCTTAGATAGGGGAAGCTCTCCCTGTGGATCCATCTCCTTCCAGGAGGGGGTGCTATCCTGAAGAGTACCCAACCCTACTGCTGTGTGCAGCAGTCTGGCTTTGACTCGGAGAAGCAGCAGTGGCCTGGAAGGGAAGGAGTGGGTTAAAGACAAGAAACGGCTCCCCGGGGTAAATgcctgcagctgcttctccttccagtGCCTGTAAAGAAAATGTCAGTGAGGTGGCAAGGGATTACagattcccttctcccctcccacccttcttCATTGAGACAGTTATTGATGGTGTTAACAGCAGGTTTCATACTTCTTCCTGTTACTGACACGCAGCCGGTCCTGGCAGCAGCCAGTGAAGTGTGACCAGAAGGAAGTGAGTAAGAGACTACAGCGAAATGaagggagagtgagagagagaaaggacaaGGAATGAAATGGAGAGACACAATGGGGATTAGATATACCCCACTGTTGTATAGGGGGCACCCCACACCTGCGCCTTTGGGGATGGGATGCTTCATTCCTCCCCATCTCTTCCAGGAACAGACACCTCACTGGTACATCCCAGACCTGCACCACATGAGAGGACACCCCATTTCCCATCCGTCACTGCTCAAGGTTGCACCCCAATATCCCACAGATTATatcccactcctgcacccccaaattCCCCACCCATATCTACTAGGAAAGAACTCCCTCACTTCCTACTGTACATCCTCCACCTACATCCCATGTGACAGTGCACCCCACCTCAGCCATCACTCACCGTGGTTTCCTTCCCACTGCAGGAGCATGGGACATGCCATCGCAGAAGACAGCAAGGGGAGCGGGCTGTGGGAAAACCTATGGATAGCAGTGGGGGACGACAGAGGTTTCCTCTGGAGAGCAGTGAGCAAGTGGGCACGGAGGGAGTTCTGAGTCACCCAGAGGAAACTGGAAAGGAGAACTGCTGGATGCACATACAGTGGAACTGATGTTGCTATGGTAGAAATAGCTCACAGGAAAGCATCCGGCTCAGTGTCCCTTGGGACGTCACCAGAGACCCATGAGAGGGATGAGTCACCTGGTCACGTCTTAGCAGCATCAGTGAAGGGGAAACATTTAAACAGATCCCATGACCCCCAGCATCCATTAGTTACAGCGCTAGACATGAACCTCTGCTGGGCATCAAAGATTAGTTGTTCCATGGATGGAGCAAAGGCAGAAGGTGGGGATGGGGCAAATCTCATTGCTAGGAAGGACCAAAGTAAAAAGTCATATTTCACTCCTGTGATGCAAATCGTGTCCCAGCCAGGGGAATGGGATTCTTAAAGcgttacaaaaacaaaaataaagaaggCAGCCAACTCAACGCCAGCGTCCAGGCCGAGAAATATTTCCAACCCCATCACTTTAAACATAATACAAAACTCAAAGAATTTACGACACTCATCCAATCGGATTACAGTATGCAAATAAAACAGGCTTTGCTACATGGTATCAAGCCTGTGGGTCACAAATCATCCTTGCCAGCTAAACCACACAAGATAGGGATAGAAACTGGGGTATCCGCCCCAGGCTCTCAGGCAAAGAACACAAGCTGAAGGAGAATCTTCATTAGCTGGCAGTGTTCTCTATCTAGGGTTTGACAATGTGCTCGTTGCCTTATTACTGCCACAGACCTTCTGCCCCTAGAGAGGGCAAATCAAAGATAGCTCCACCGGTCTGCTACTCTGTCAGACTAGGACAGCAATGCTCACACGTTCATGGAGCTGCCAACTGATCTCTGGAGtcaccacctcactgttttgCAATGAGGGCTCCGATTGCTTTGCAGCATTGTCCACAGCCCTTCCACATTCCAAATCTGAAGAGATCTTTGCCTTGGTGTGGACCCTAGACCTGTGGAAGGGGCAGAGAGTGggtggactgggggtggggggaaggacttTTTGGCCACATGGTCCATCTTCTGGCCCTTGACGAATCCTTGGGGCTTtccctgggagcagctgctgctaggGGAAGATTGATGGCAGTGTAGCTCCAGCAGAGCTGTGCTAGCGAGGAACACTGGAGAGGTGGGGAGTTTGCCACTTAGTCTCCCCGTGGCTTTTGAGCATCCAGAACCTTCACCCCTCTGGTcagcaaagtcaatggaaagattcctcttccctccctccccccaccgtcCATTGGCTTCAAAGAGCGACCATTCCTCGCAGGAAGGACAAACATCTGACACCACATCCTGCCTCTTCACACTATGTACAAACTGAGAGGCGCATTTTTCCTCCAAGTTGCTATCTTTGAGCTGTAATCATAGCCCTGCGGGGGCAGCTGGTCACAGCTCCTAGCCATCAACAACTAAAAATATCATGGGCCATCATTGCAGCACAGGCCCTCACCTCATCAGCAAGCTGTTAAACAAGGTAAATCCCCCTCCCCGTCAGCTCAGTGCACAAGAAAAACTTTTGACATGCTCTTCCCAGCATGGCAAAGTCTACCGTGGACTCTGCTATCTTGATTCTACTCAggctcctccccacccactctctGGCAATTGGCCTCAGGGCATGTGGGTCTACGGGCCAGCCAACAGGATGCTCATCTCTGGATCCAACGAATGGCAGAGCAGACAcgaaattcatagattttaaggcgaGACGGGACCCATTATGAcaaatctcatctgacctcctgcatagcccaggccagagaattccaGCCCATGATCCCTGCAGCTAGGGCCTGCATCTGGTTAAGAAGTCATCTATGCGTCAAAGTTCAACTCAGGACACCGGCGCTTAGCTCCTTCACTGAGGGCTCACAACAACCTCGTTCTATATGAAAAAGCTCTCTGGGCCAGAGCCACATCTGGTGTAAGTCAGAACAGGCTCCATTGACTTTatgaagctatgccaatttatgccaTAGGAAGAGCTGGCTCTTTGCTTTGAGGGCATTCAAGTCCTTGGCAGGAGGAGAGGTAAAGGGGACTCATTCCTTTGGAACATCACTAGTAAGAATGTATtgcacacagagagaaaaaagcCAGCTCCTGAGAAGTAGGAGGAAAGAAACAGGATACTCTCCATGAAAAAGGCTCTTTTTTCATGTTTTGGTATCACAGGGAGATTGGTAATGGGAGATGCAGGAGCATTTcactgctggagcagcagcataAGTCCATGGTTGCCTGTGTGAAATGACCGCTGTCCAGTCCCTAGGGGACGGATGTCTGCatcacaaaaaacaaaccaaaaaaccacacaGTCACATTGGAAACTAAATTAAACACCCACACTGGGCACTTCAGCAgcaaggccaaggactgaatgggtcaCGGATACTGAATTCTCATCCATAGAGGAGGCTCTCCCAGGTCGAGATGGAGGTATATTAGCAGGCCAGCGTGTGGATGGGCTGGGGTGGAAAGCTTGCATTCATTATTTTCTTTGCTGTATCTGTTCTATGGACAGAGATTCTCTGTGTCCTGGCTGTTAATCTGGCACCATTCTCCAGAGCTAAATTCACTTACAGAAGGAATGATCATGTCACAGAGGCAGCATTTCCCTAGCAGAGGAGCAGAACACTGTTCACTTCCTTTGGAATCCACCAAAGAACACAGCGGTTAAGACCAACCTCCATGGGAGTGTGGGCAGAAGCCGCACTGACCAGGAAGAGGCACGCCAAGCTGCTGAGAAGACCTTTCCCGTTAGGATCTCTGGGGCATTCCCGTTACCTGGCTCACAAGGTTTGGGATGAGACCTCCTTTCATCCAGAGCAGGAATCAAAGCTCTGAGCAATGTCCTCTCTGGGGCTACCATCCGGGCCAGTTCATACATTCCTCAACTTACTCACTGTCGCCTCTCCCACGTACAGAAAACAAAAGGATGTGGAATTCAGGGCACATCTGGACAGCTGAAAGAACAGCTGCAGACAGAGATATGGCTCCCTTCCAATGGCCGTAGCAGGGATTTTGCTGGGTGTATTTATTAAATGGAAACTGAACAAGAGGAGCAGGAAATAgaggaaatttaaaagaaaaaaaatccaattagtCCACGGACTTGATAATTTTTTATCATTGCTTTCAGTCCTCAGGCTTGACTGGCAACCCACCACGCACAGGGGATACCCCTGAAATGACTCACAGTCGCTTTAAAGGCTCAGAGCTAGAGGCTGCTGTGGTCTTTTGGGTCTTCAAgagcaagatttgaaagtatcattTCCAAAATAAAAAGCATAGCACGATGATCTTTCCTGAGATCTGGAATTAGAAGCCTGAGGCTATGGATGAACCAGCacaatgggggagaggggggcaaggGGGAGTAGGGTAGAGGGAAACTGCCAATATTTCAAATtttaacccaggaaaaaaagaaaggatgAAATTTGCACAAAAATGTTCGTGGGGAAAATAATTCATCCTGTTTTTCAATTACTCTAATGAGAAGGTTCTTGTCTAAACCTGGCCCCAGTGGTATGGCCCAGATTCACTGTAGAGTCTTCTAAATTTAGGCCCAGTGGTTTTGATTTCATCTCTTCCGCTTTGCCCTCCCATGACATGCAAGGCCGAGTGAGGCTccagcaaataaaaatgaaaatcccAACAGTCCCAAACAGAatgatttcattttaatttactcGAGAAAAATGAGACCCAAGGCTGACAGCGAGACAGCCACATTATATATATTTGCCAGACAATGAAATCTGGAAATTTAGCTGCCCATGGGCAAGggattagaaaaaaattaaatccccAGGTTGAAGGTAAGATTTGCAGACTGACATGGAGACGTTGCGGAGCTGCCGAATTCTTCGGGATCTACCTACCCAGAGGTACGTGTACATCAGTAAGTGGGTCTTTGTCTTTCTAACGGCTGGTCCATGAGTCTATTGCTGCATCTAACAGATGTAAGCCGTTAGCGGAAGTGGATGCAGCTCATGATTTTAGCACTGATGATCCCAGGTTCAAACACTGCCATGAAACCACAGCAGGAGCAGTTACACAAATGCACCTGGAACTCTGTGCACCTGGGCAAGATGGAGAATCTCTTCATAAGAGATGGAGGAGCAAGTTCAGGGTTGGTAGATGCAGGCACAATATCACCCGACCCAGTGGTATaggattgaagtcagtggcaggagCCTGCTTACACCTCAGACGAATTTAGCCCTGATGCCcaggaagaggggaaggaaatGCGAGATTACACTTTTAACAcgtagggctggattctgattcAATCTATGCCCCTGTCCGTGATGCCAGGGGTTTCAACGGGattgcatgggggtgggggggtgaatcAGTGTGGGTTTGACCCCACATGGACACACAACAGGCTGGAATGCCAAGTACAgttgcaggagagtgggggccaCAAACTAACAAAGCCCCCGGCTCTCTCAGACCCTGTCTCATCCTGGATCATCCTCAGAGACACACTCCCGGCTCCTCTCCTGCTGTTGTTTGGTCTTTTTGTGTGCATCTTCAATATATTTCCCCTCCTCTGTGAGCTCGTTCCCATTACACCAGAGTGCCTGtgacccagccctgctgccaagccagtcTAAATATTTATCTACCCAGCTGTGTGTGCTTGGTGATTTATAGACCGTAGTCTCCATGTGGCCAGAGCCAAGGGAACCGGAGGGCCTCTTGTCTGGATTGCTGCAAGCATCTTCATTAAAGGGGCTCATAGGTAGGACAAAAGGCTAGGGATgaagcagagaaaaagaaaagtgggggcaaagagaaagaaaatacaggagggccagggagatcctgcagcagagaaaggagggggaagagggatagAGAAGAAGGGGGTAACAGGGCAGGGaaatggggcagagaggggttgggagaaggagagcagtgggaaaggagatcACACAAGAGGGGGAGCAGATGCAGGCAGGATATCAGAGGGGGTCTTCACGGATTAAATGCCCCTTCCATTGTATTGTCCATGAGACAACAGCAGTGCCCTCCCACCCCGCACCGACCTGCATTATTCCCCTTCCAGAGTTCTCCCTGTGAACTCTACACGCCAGGCTTGGCGAGGGCCCTACGCTCCTCTGCcagtccttccctttcccaataCTCCATTAGCAGAATCGGAAAGGCCTTAGCCTGGTGGCCTGAGATGGATCTCAATAAACCATGTTTCACCCACCGCCCCCAGCTTCACTGCGTCAGAAACAGCAGGACGTTGGCCCTGCATGTCCTCACCTGCCACTATCCAACTCCCACCCCGGAAGTCTCAGAGTCTAGAAAGAGGATCCTTGTGCCGCACTGGTGACCAATTTCCTCAGAGCCGCggctgcctcctgctgggctcaGGCCTCTCACCTATAGTGGCCAAGTCTTTACAGCGAGCCAGCAGGGAGACCCGGGCAGAATCCAGGGCAGAGATGTGGTTGGAGGATTAAGGCTCCAGCGGTATTGTCTACAGTGCAGCTGGGggtgagccttccagcctgggtagacagactcacgcTAGCTGGACTCAAGCTTGagcattaaaaatagcagtgtggatgtcgTG
The window above is part of the Caretta caretta isolate rCarCar2 chromosome 22, rCarCar1.hap1, whole genome shotgun sequence genome. Proteins encoded here:
- the OAF gene encoding out at first protein homolog, translated to MRSQGCGLPALLLLLRLLPLAPGPLPGRAGPGALSELRVRVRLPDGQVTEESLQADSGADCISLELRKGDGTLITLTADFRQEVKIFRALILGELERGQSQFQALCFVTRLHHNEIIPSESMAKLRQKNPKTVRQAEEVRGLEYLKMDIAVNFSKGAQLSPHIHNVCTEAKEAIYTREEDVKFWLEKGVDGSMFEVLPQSADLPDLQRCKQCLDRWKPCICSYSLSLEWYPCMLKYCKSRDASGKVSSYKCGIRSCQKGYSFDYYVPQKQLCLWDEET